The proteins below are encoded in one region of Silene latifolia isolate original U9 population chromosome 2, ASM4854445v1, whole genome shotgun sequence:
- the LOC141642001 gene encoding nudix hydrolase 16, mitochondrial has protein sequence MGLVDRFDKEEQEGMSELVARTGRHQQRYEHGCRLVAGCIPFRYRSSPEGDGEESEKVVEVLMINSASGPGLLFPKGGWENDETVEEAARREAIEEAGVKGDLMGHLGYYDFKSKTLQDEFSPEGLCKAAMFALLVKEELQNWPEQSTRQRKWLTIPEARECCRHPWMRQALVDGFMKWHADKVESSIADKDDGSATSLGSLSE, from the exons ATGGGGTTAGTTGATAGGTTTGATAAAGAAGAACAAGAAGGAATGTCTGAATTGGTTGCTCGTACTGGTCGTCATCAACAACGTTATGAACATGGTTGTCGTCTTGTTGCTGG GTGTATCCCTTTTAGATATAGAAGTTCCCCTGAAGGTGATGGAGAGGAATCTGAGAAGGTTGTCGAAGTTCTTATGATCAACTCAGCTAGTGGACCAGGTCTTCTGTTTCCTAAG GGGGGCTGGGAAAATGACGAAACTGTCGAGGAAGCTGCAAGGCGTGAAGCGATAGAAGAAGCCGGTGTTAAAGGTGACCTTATG GGCCACCTGGGTTACTACGACTTTAAGAGCAAAACCCTGCAAGATGAATTCAGCCCTGAAGGACTATGTAAGGCTGCCATGTTTGCATTGCTTGTCAAGGAGGAGCTTCAGAATTGGCCAGAACAAAGTACTCGGCAAAGGAAGTGGTTGACAATTCCTGAAGCTCGGGAATGTTGTCGGCACCCTTGGATGCGACAGGCGCTTGTAGACGGTTTCATGAAATGGCATGCTGACAAGGTGGAATCAAGCATCGCTGATAAAGATGACGGAAGTGCTACTTCACTGGGTTCATTGTCGGAATAA